A stretch of the Pleurodeles waltl isolate 20211129_DDA chromosome 2_1, aPleWal1.hap1.20221129, whole genome shotgun sequence genome encodes the following:
- the LOC138261259 gene encoding C-type lectin 1-like, whose translation MKSLLILFTLLGLGACRNLEMMMEDAVVEESSATEPCEKMNISDTTMCPVCGIQNWHRFGKSCYIIFYSKLTFSSAEFYCKRHIRGGRLASIHSSGDNQYLKTWFPRAFSHAWLGGLYLQQEKSCVWTDGSDFNYKNWAYGEPRNQYGKELCLAMNTGGQWNLLPCNSNQPFFCEYPLQQSEVQEEESLEMAA comes from the exons ATGAAATCCCTGCTCATACTATTCACCCTCCTGGGGCTGGGGGCGTGCCGCAATCTAG aaATGATGATGGAAGATGCTGTGGTGGAGGAGTCCTCGGCAACCGAACCATGCGAAAAAATGAACATCTCTGATACCACCATGTGCCCCGTGTGTGGAATCCAGAACTGGCACCGGTTTGGCAAAAGTTGCTACATCATTTTCTATTCCAAACTTACATTCTCCAGCGCTGAG TTTTACTGCAAGAGGCACATCCGCGGTGGTCGCCTGGCCTCCATACATTCCTCAGGGGACAATCAGTATCTGAAAACGTGGTTCCCTCGCGCGTTCAGTCATGCCTGGTTGGGAGGACTCTACTTACAACAG GAAAAATCCTGTGTTTGGACAGATGGCAGTGACTTCAACTATAAGAACTGGGCTTATGGAGAACCCAGAAACCAGTATGGAAAAGAGTTATGTTTGGCGATGAACA CGGGAGGGCAGTGGAATCTCCTACCTTGTAACTCGAATCAACCCTTTTTTTGTGAATATCCTCTGCAACAGAGTGAGGTCCAGGAAGAGGAATCCCTGGAGATGGCCGCCTAG